One Dermacentor silvarum isolate Dsil-2018 chromosome 10, BIME_Dsil_1.4, whole genome shotgun sequence genomic window carries:
- the LOC119430963 gene encoding trimethylguanosine synthase isoform X4, with protein MAEMGLPVSFTSAKRDSGKKRGDACAENEELLCCDAPEDQSLPATMDDWQNFWEKNGDNLVWQSWVQRYSEYISPEYLESHAASADGQMPSATGDNAVALPDGVDKRGQPKDDASSAPSTDQPAGGSAQVENERLSGGICLAENSVASTLPSGQGDQSCNNGICSTTIEGVQDDCKQLLGCGQVGDTLHREQEEDDDGSAAAGARKSDDDLWKEVWEEHYLEVYNHYYSMFGHDGEVDGCIQHSEPTNADPTPADTEQTNLATSEQTIAVECQSEAINDTLVPDSCANNQNSATDTCNAADCGSVNRQKDEQGRNCSVTEQMCADSVVKGDSEVDKEEIVLLEDECDVKLMKQMGLPVQFASAGKQKKPKKSKKCTSKRSPKVKGNEIPSWDEYWLCNGSRLLWDTWTETYPEFLEPLFLASVKLDRTLPNADECLRRCPVGGDDLPVSLHRDDSKLPKDASLWQKLWNAHCDRVCGLEFQKYQQVVYEEPSEAKEESERHNKDEVVVESAEIEAVGERRIDEVTVESVQNSVLVQQHNGQDSDGVRQCPSGSQEGDHGSPSGSCKTKGSSTEGASGSSDSACSRGSGGGSKNIQNGNGDDDGDDPPDERPVKIKKSHEEDVNSDEDDAFKALISYGLSLKESLKGIKLGPEGAKSHVANKKKRKKLRKQGASQQGTVAPQQPQEEMKELLAISSSGASTMPSYIRDNPQLIKYWIQRYRLFSKFDQGIQLDEESWFSVTPEGIAKHIAKRCKADVVIDAFCGAGGNSIQFALASRRVIAVDIDPAKVELARNNASVYGVADKIEFVVADFLEAAPRLRGDVVFLSLPWGGPSYQWKKSFDLKDMKPDFYQTFALSKKISNNIALLVPKNTDVDQLVQLAGPGGKVEIEQNLLHNKIKTITAYFGDLVAQ; from the exons ATGGCCGAGATGGGCCTCCCGGTGTCCTTCACGTCTGCCAAGCGTGACAGTGGCAAGAAAAGGGGTGATGCCTGTG CAGAAAACGAAGAGCTGCTGTGTTGTGACGCGCCTGAAGATCAGAGCTTGCCAGCAACTATGGACGATTGGCAGAACTTTTGGGAGAAGAACGGAGACAACCTCGTGTGGCAGTCCTGGGTGCAGCGCTACAGCGAGTACATCTCTCCAGAGTACCTGGAAAGCCATGCCGCTTCTGCAGATGGCCAAATGCCTTCCGCTACGGGAGATAATGCCGTGGCGCTGCCAGATGGTGTGGACAAGAGAGGACAGCCAAAAGACGATGCTTCTTCAGCGCCCTCTACAGACCAGCCTGCCGGAGGTTCTGCTCAGGTGGAAAATGAGAGACTCAGTGGAGGTATTTGTCTTGCTGAGAACTCCGTGGCCTCAACATTGCCTTCTGGCCAGGGTGACCAGTCTTGCAACAACGGCATCTGCAGTACCACCATTGAAGGTGTGCAAGACGACTGTAAACAGCTTCTTGGGTGTGGCCAAGTTGGCGACACGCTGCACAGAGAAcaagaagaagacgatgacggaAGTGCAGCTGCCGGTGCTCGGAAGTCCGACGACGATCTGTGGAAGGAAGTCTGGGAGGAGCATTACCTTGAGGTGTACAACCATTACTACAGCATGTTTGGCCACGACGGTGAGGTGGACGGTTGCATCCAGCATTCAGAGCCAACGAATGCGGACCCCACTCCTGCAGATACAGAGCAGACGAACTTGGCTACATCGGAACAGACGATTGCTGTCGAGTGCCAGTCAGAGGCGATAAATGACACTCTGGTGCCTGATAGTTGTGCCAACAATCAGAACAGTGCTACAGATACCTGTAATGCAGCTGATTGTGGAAGTGTGAATCGTCAAAAGGATGAGCAGGGTAGAAACTGTAGCGTTACGGAGCAAATGTGCGCCGACTCAGTTGTGAAAGGCGACAGTGAAGTCGACAAGGAAGAGATTGTCTTGCTCGAGGACGAGTGCGACGTGAAGCTGATGAAACAGATGGGCCTGCCTGTGCAGTTTGCATCGGCTGGCAAACAGAAGAAGCCGAAGAAGAGCAAAAAAT GCACTTCCAAGCGATCCCCGAAAGTTAAAGGCAACGAAATACCCAGTTGGGATGAATACTGGCTTTGCAATGGCAGCCGCCTTCTGTGGGACACCTGGACAGAAACCTACCCTGAATTTTTAGAACCCTTGTTCCTGGCGTCGGTGAAACTCGACCGGACATTGCCGAATGCGGACGAGTGCCTTCGAAGGTGCCCTGTTGGAGGGGACGACCTCCCGGTGTCACTGCATCGAGATGATTCTAAACTGCCAAAAGACGCAAGCCTTTGGCAGAAGCTGTGGAACGCCCACTGTGACCGCGTGTGTGGACTTGAATTTCAAAAGTACCAGCAAGTTGTCTACGAAGAACCTTCCGAAGCCAAAGAAGAGAGCGAAAGGCATAATAAAGACGAAGTGGTCGTTGAAAGTGCCGAAATTGAGGCCGTAGGTGAAAGAAGAATTGATGAAGTGACTGTGGAGAGTGTTCAGAACTCCGTGTTGGTGCAACAACACAATGGACAGGACTCTGATGGCGTCAGGCAGTGTCCGTCAGGTTCCCAGGAGGGCGATCATGGCAGTCCGTCAGGCTCATGCAAAACGAAAGGCTCAAGTACGGAGGGCGCGTCTGGTTCTTCCGACAGTGCTTGCTCTAGGGGAAGTGGGGGTGGCAGCAAAAACATTCAAAATGGCAATGGCGATGATGACGGAGACGACCCTCCAGACGAGAGGCCAGTGAAGATAAAGAAGAG TCACGAAGAGGACGTAAACTCTGATGAAGATGACGCATTCAAAGCCCTCATATCTTACGGACTGTCTCTGAAGGAAAGCCTGAA GGGAATCAAGCTGGGTCCCGAAGGAGCCAAGTCCCACGTGGCGAACAAGAAAAAACGCAAGAAGTTACGTAAGCAGGGAGCCAGTCAGCAAGGCACGGTGGCACCGCAGCAACCACAAGAAGAGATGAAAG AATTGCTGGCCATCAGCTCCTCTGGCGCATCCACTATGCCGAGCTACATTCGGGACAACCCGCAGTTGATCAAGTACTGGATACAGCGGTACAGACTCTTCTCCAAGTTTGACCAAGGCATTCAACTGGACGAAG AATCCTGGTTCTCCGTGACACCCGAAGGCATCGCCAAGCACATAGCAAAGCGATGCAAGGCGGACGTCGTCATCGATGCCTTTTGTGGTGCGGGAGGCAACAGCATCCAGTTTGCCCTGGCGAGCCGCCGTG TGATAGCTGTGGACATCGACCCGGCGAAGGTGGAGTTGGCGCGGAACAATGCGTCCGTGTATGGCGTGGCGGACAAGATTGAGTTTGTCGTTGCCGACTTCCTGGAGGCCGCTCCGCGACTGCGTGGTGATGTGGTCTTCCTGAGCCTTCCTTGGGGAGGGCCCTCGTACCAGTGGAAAAAATCTTTTGACCTGAAGGACATGAAACCCGACTT TTACCAGACGTTTGCACTGAGCAAGAAAATCAGCAACAACATTGCACTGTTGGTCCCAAAGAACACAGATGTTGACCAG